In a genomic window of Sarcophilus harrisii chromosome 4, mSarHar1.11, whole genome shotgun sequence:
- the LIMD2 gene encoding LIM domain-containing protein 2, whose amino-acid sequence MFQDAGATQATTSHEAKSSPSGSTVQRSKSFSLRAQVKETCAACQKTVYPMERLVADKLIFHNSCFCCKHCHAKLSLGSYAALHGEFYCKPHFQQLFKSKGNYDEGFGRKQHKELWAHKEVANGTKTA is encoded by the exons ATGTTCCAGGATGCTGGAGCAACCCAGGCCACCACCTCTCAT GAAGCCAAGAGCAGCCCTAGCGGCAGCACGGTGCAGCGCTCCAAG TCGTTCAGCCTTCGGGCACAGGTGAAGGAAACTTGTGCAGCCTGCCAAAAAACGGTGTACCCCATGGAGCGTCTGGTGGCTGACAAGCTGATCTTCCACAACTCGTGCTTCTGCTGCAAGCACTGCCATGCCAAGCTTAG TTTGGGCAGCTACGCAGCTCTTCATGGAGAGTTTTACTGCAAACCCCACTTTCAGCAGCTGTTTAAGAGTAAAGGCAACTACGACGAGGGCTTTGGCCGCAAGCAGCACAAGGAGCTCTGGGCCCACAAGGAAGTGGCCAATGGTACCAAGACAGCCTGA